A single region of the Fenollaria sporofastidiosus genome encodes:
- a CDS encoding helix-turn-helix transcriptional regulator, protein MDRTVIDYLTNLVHDAPFIPVPTLSTENKQIFQIDPHFGKGTFRILKFDSSLILILIANFTPNKTLEKITEVSEKYLEISQFETESSSFKVGGRKLNNVEKGIYCYLNTEKKTYTYCEANKPVKFTKIILTKEYFDTFLKLKYDDFEYEKAKILNSYLLKTQNSPQLNFIFQQIRESQAEGKILPLYLESKVMELLSIIITELEEKEKNISVVLTKKDKQNLKRAVSAMKKDLSVHIDGLELSKIALMSPARFQLAFRKYYGVPPYEYLKELRLNKALLLLKNPEYKISTIAEKVGYTHTGHFAKIFKSTYGITPSKYRSTIT, encoded by the coding sequence ATGGATAGAACAGTTATTGATTATTTAACAAACTTAGTACATGACGCTCCTTTTATTCCTGTTCCAACTTTATCAACTGAAAACAAACAAATCTTTCAAATAGATCCCCATTTTGGCAAAGGTACTTTTCGCATACTAAAATTTGACAGCAGTTTAATTCTAATTTTAATCGCTAACTTTACTCCAAACAAAACACTTGAAAAAATAACTGAAGTATCTGAAAAGTATTTAGAGATTAGTCAATTTGAAACAGAAAGTAGCTCATTTAAAGTTGGTGGAAGGAAGTTAAATAATGTAGAAAAAGGTATCTATTGCTACTTAAATACAGAAAAGAAAACTTATACCTATTGTGAGGCAAATAAGCCTGTAAAGTTTACGAAAATAATCTTAACCAAAGAATACTTTGATACTTTCTTAAAATTAAAATATGATGATTTTGAATATGAAAAAGCAAAGATTCTCAATTCTTATTTGTTAAAAACTCAAAATTCTCCGCAGTTGAATTTTATATTTCAACAGATAAGAGAATCCCAAGCTGAAGGAAAGATTTTGCCTTTATATTTGGAAAGCAAAGTTATGGAACTATTATCTATCATAATTACAGAGTTAGAAGAAAAGGAAAAAAATATATCCGTTGTCTTAACTAAAAAAGATAAGCAAAATCTGAAAAGGGCTGTATCGGCTATGAAAAAAGATTTATCGGTTCATATTGACGGACTTGAACTCTCTAAAATTGCTTTAATGAGTCCTGCACGATTTCAATTAGCTTTTCGCAAATACTACGGTGTTCCTCCCTACGAGTACTTAAAAGAATTAAGGCTTAATAAGGCATTATTATTGCTGAAAAATCCTGAGTATAAAATATCTACGATAGCAGAAAAAGTTGGCTATACACACACAGGACATTTTGCTAAAATATTCAAATCAACTTATGGTATCACACCAAGTAAATATAGAAGTACAATTACTTAA
- a CDS encoding cytoplasmic protein, with amino-acid sequence MNVIFDKIYIFDVVKKEAYSTEFKKGVNIITSSGIDGTDRGKSVLLRSLYHALGADSHFDSKWGEKDKVYILFFKVDDKDFSIYRSQKLFKIFNLKGDLIFTTIHRSELAYFFDNLFNFSIWLPQKNTNKLVIAPPAYSFLLNFLDQDEYSGTKFNSFKSLAQFSNFKLNVIYSHLGIYNKEYFELVKHKEELELEIKSKKEEIEELIKMKDRTNSILDGFSCPETSSALENELNIETKKYSSLINEMNSVRNKLVDLRNQLVEQNITLSQISKFETKEEKEIKTILKSKVCPECHSVLDSTLELRSKRYNHIDNALSLKDAIKTENAHIEDEILKNEGVYSNLAMALEEHDKKICKNKREIKDYIKFRGLNKLIDEINNDLAINYRIIDSTKEDLKPLKKEFKSVNDKIKSVDENYYYLIDKLKIRFNLNELESDSYERLSKNFCASGSNKPLSTVIWYLTLNDLKQKFNPDGTTFPMVFDSPNNVETDQEKKQALVEYIMESADQFSQLIVSAIGFSEKDYSINSNINIKVLENEKYSLLNSEMYVQNYELLQRMNDA; translated from the coding sequence ATGAATGTTATATTTGACAAAATATATATATTTGATGTTGTAAAAAAAGAGGCTTATTCGACAGAATTTAAAAAAGGAGTTAATATTATTACATCAAGTGGTATAGACGGAACAGATAGAGGGAAATCAGTTTTATTAAGGAGCTTGTACCATGCCTTGGGTGCAGATTCTCACTTTGACTCGAAGTGGGGAGAAAAAGATAAGGTTTATATATTATTTTTTAAGGTGGATGATAAAGATTTTTCGATTTATAGATCTCAAAAATTATTTAAAATATTTAATTTAAAAGGTGATCTAATTTTTACTACTATTCACAGAAGTGAGTTAGCATATTTTTTTGACAATTTATTTAATTTTTCTATATGGTTACCGCAAAAAAATACAAATAAATTAGTAATAGCACCACCTGCATATAGTTTTTTGCTGAATTTTTTAGATCAAGATGAATACAGTGGTACAAAATTTAATTCGTTTAAAAGTCTTGCTCAGTTCAGTAATTTTAAACTTAATGTTATTTACTCACATTTGGGCATTTACAATAAAGAATATTTCGAACTTGTGAAACACAAAGAAGAATTGGAACTTGAAATTAAAAGCAAGAAAGAAGAAATTGAAGAACTAATTAAAATGAAAGACAGAACCAATTCAATTTTGGATGGTTTTTCATGTCCGGAAACAAGTAGCGCCTTAGAAAATGAGCTTAATATAGAAACTAAAAAATATTCATCGCTGATTAATGAAATGAATTCAGTAAGAAATAAGCTTGTTGACTTGAGAAATCAATTAGTTGAACAGAATATCACTTTATCTCAAATATCTAAATTTGAGACAAAAGAAGAAAAGGAAATAAAAACCATTTTAAAGTCAAAAGTTTGTCCTGAATGTCATTCTGTTTTAGATTCAACTTTGGAATTAAGGAGTAAGAGGTATAATCATATTGACAATGCTCTTAGTCTGAAAGATGCAATAAAAACAGAAAATGCCCATATTGAAGACGAAATACTGAAAAATGAGGGCGTATATTCAAACTTGGCTATGGCTTTGGAGGAACATGATAAAAAGATTTGTAAAAACAAAAGGGAAATCAAGGATTATATCAAGTTTAGAGGATTAAATAAACTAATCGATGAGATTAATAATGATTTGGCGATTAATTACAGAATTATAGATAGTACAAAGGAGGATTTGAAGCCACTAAAGAAGGAATTTAAAAGTGTTAACGATAAAATCAAATCTGTTGATGAAAATTACTATTATTTGATTGACAAACTAAAGATAAGATTCAATTTAAATGAGTTGGAAAGTGACAGCTATGAGCGACTATCTAAAAATTTTTGTGCAAGTGGAAGCAATAAACCATTATCAACTGTTATATGGTATCTAACACTCAATGATTTAAAACAGAAATTTAATCCTGACGGAACAACATTTCCAATGGTATTTGATAGTCCCAATAATGTGGAAACAGACCAGGAGAAGAAGCAGGCATTGGTCGAGTATATTATGGAATCAGCAGATCAATTTAGTCAGTTAATTGTTTCGGCAATAGGATTTTCAGAAAAAGACTATAGCATCAATTCGAATATAAATATAAAAGTTTTAGAAAATGAAAAATATAGTTTACTAAATAGTGAGATGTATGTTCAAAATTATGAGCTTTTACAACGTATGAATGATGCTTGA
- a CDS encoding ABC transporter ATP-binding protein: protein MFGMIKRLINWTGEYKKRIYVGFIYAFINSIFTSMPIMLATYGLGLVIDDYKGIKTFDNAQIVYIFILMILVIGGRFLFSYLRASTQESVGCEATAEQRIRLGNIFKRVSLGFFNSNNMGEISSAVTTDLSFIEMFSMNMINTVVNGYITVFVMILFLLIYCPLAGVIALSGVIISALFLYIAAKISDKNAAIHQKAQDSIVENTIEFLRGMQTIKAFKQEGVSIEGIQRAYKNHKDVNIRIEFENCPYNCLHQFALKATSVGIIAISAYLTYLEKMDLNIMLMMDMFSFVMFSQIEPLSNAIHVIEVVNKTLDKLEKIEKADIIDKNGQNIELKKYNIEFSDVCFSYDKKQILNNISFDIPEGSTTAIIGPSGSGKTTICNLIARFYDVNSGTITIGNKNIKDITCDNLLKNISMVFQKVYLFNDTIKNNILFGNPNASDDEVINAAIKAHCHEFISKLPNGYDTIIGDGGATLSGGEKQRISIARAILKDSPIIILDEATASVDPENEHLIQNAISSLTKGKTVIVIAHRLATIQDADQILVIDNGDVVQKGNHLELINQDGIYKNFINIKESAEGWCIS, encoded by the coding sequence ATCAACAGTATTTTTACTTCCATGCCAATCATGCTTGCGACATATGGGTTGGGTTTAGTTATTGATGATTATAAAGGCATTAAAACATTTGACAATGCTCAAATAGTTTACATTTTTATTTTGATGATTCTCGTAATCGGAGGAAGGTTTTTATTTTCTTATTTAAGAGCCAGTACTCAAGAAAGTGTTGGTTGTGAAGCAACAGCTGAGCAGAGAATTCGTCTTGGAAATATCTTTAAAAGAGTTTCACTTGGATTTTTTAATAGCAACAATATGGGTGAAATATCTTCTGCTGTAACTACAGATCTATCATTTATAGAAATGTTCTCTATGAACATGATTAATACTGTTGTGAATGGATATATTACAGTATTTGTAATGATATTATTTTTACTAATCTATTGCCCGTTAGCAGGGGTTATTGCATTAAGTGGTGTGATTATATCTGCTCTATTTTTATATATTGCAGCTAAAATTAGTGATAAAAATGCTGCGATTCATCAAAAGGCTCAAGATAGTATAGTAGAAAATACAATTGAGTTTTTAAGAGGAATGCAAACTATAAAAGCATTTAAACAAGAGGGAGTATCAATAGAAGGAATTCAAAGAGCTTATAAGAATCATAAAGATGTAAATATTAGAATTGAGTTTGAAAATTGTCCATACAATTGTTTACATCAATTTGCATTAAAGGCTACATCAGTTGGAATTATAGCAATTAGTGCATATTTGACATACCTTGAGAAAATGGATTTAAACATAATGCTTATGATGGATATGTTTTCGTTTGTTATGTTTAGCCAAATAGAGCCATTAAGTAACGCAATTCATGTAATAGAAGTTGTTAATAAAACATTGGATAAATTAGAAAAGATAGAAAAAGCAGATATTATAGACAAAAATGGACAGAATATAGAATTAAAAAAATATAACATAGAATTTTCTGATGTGTGTTTTTCGTATGATAAAAAACAAATATTGAATAATATATCTTTTGATATTCCAGAAGGGAGTACTACAGCTATTATAGGACCTTCTGGAAGTGGGAAAACAACGATTTGTAATTTGATTGCAAGATTTTATGATGTGAATAGCGGAACCATAACAATTGGAAACAAAAATATCAAAGATATAACCTGTGATAATCTTTTGAAGAATATTTCAATGGTATTTCAAAAAGTGTACTTATTTAATGACACAATAAAAAATAATATTTTATTTGGCAATCCAAATGCTTCTGATGATGAAGTAATAAATGCAGCCATAAAAGCACATTGCCATGAATTTATTTCAAAATTACCAAATGGATATGACACTATTATAGGCGATGGCGGGGCTACCTTGTCGGGAGGAGAAAAACAACGAATTTCAATAGCAAGGGCTATCTTAAAAGATTCTCCAATAATAATACTTGATGAAGCTACAGCAAGTGTTGATCCAGAAAATGAGCATTTAATTCAAAATGCAATAAGCTCACTAACAAAAGGAAAAACAGTAATTGTTATTGCTCATAGATTAGCAACAATTCAAGATGCAGATCAGATATTGGTTATTGATAATGGTGATGTAGTTCAGAAAGGCAATCATCTTGAGCTGATTAATCAAGATGGTATTTATAAAAATTTTATAAACATAAAAGAATCAGCGGAAGGATGGTGTATTTCATAA
- a CDS encoding type II toxin-antitoxin system RelB/DinJ family antitoxin, with the protein MATTNLNIRTDKEIKEAAEKIYSSLGLNMTTAINMFLRASIRESGIPFDLKLDIPDGETIKAIEEGRMIAKDTNVKSYDNMDDLRKALEV; encoded by the coding sequence ATGGCTACAACAAATTTGAATATAAGAACAGATAAAGAAATAAAAGAAGCAGCAGAAAAAATCTACTCCAGTTTAGGTTTAAATATGACCACTGCAATTAACATGTTTTTAAGGGCAAGTATTAGAGAAAGTGGCATTCCTTTTGATTTAAAACTTGATATTCCAGATGGTGAAACTATAAAAGCGATTGAAGAAGGAAGAATGATAGCTAAAGATACGAATGTGAAATCCTATGATAATATGGATGACTTGAGGAAAGCCCTTGAAGTATAA
- a CDS encoding helix-turn-helix domain-containing protein, with amino-acid sequence MKNGQNVTTDVLLRICNALDCDIEEIVECIRIDK; translated from the coding sequence ATGAAGAATGGGCAAAATGTAACTACAGATGTTTTGCTTAGAATTTGCAATGCTTTGGATTGTGATATTGAGGAAATAGTAGAGTGTATAAGAATTGATAAATAG
- a CDS encoding plasmid mobilization protein yields MANRIRNERLEIKLTEEEKALFEEKRKLSKCRNMSHFIRKCVLEKEIYQVDLEPFRDLQGLLSNATNNINQIAKRVNSTGVIYKEDVSDIKKEIEHFSKELWQIHSLLLKRTSETEGE; encoded by the coding sequence ATGGCAAATAGAATACGAAACGAAAGACTTGAAATTAAACTAACCGAAGAAGAAAAGGCTCTTTTTGAAGAGAAAAGAAAACTTTCAAAGTGCAGAAATATGAGCCATTTCATCCGCAAATGCGTTTTGGAAAAGGAAATTTATCAAGTGGATTTAGAGCCTTTCAGAGATTTACAAGGCTTACTTTCTAATGCAACAAACAACATCAATCAGATTGCAAAGCGAGTAAATTCGACAGGTGTAATCTACAAAGAGGACGTCAGTGATATAAAAAAAGAGATTGAACATTTCTCAAAAGAGCTGTGGCAAATTCATTCACTACTTCTGAAAAGAACATCTGAAACGGAAGGTGAATAA
- a CDS encoding ABC transporter ATP-binding protein: MEKKKTGISYVFQLAKNERKKLHLGMFLSVISAALSLVPYFVVYKILLMIFQKNISYTEILMWAGIGIISAVLQAILMSFAGILSHTAAFNTIHRIKLKVVNHISKFNLGFFQEHAPGEIKTLLFDDVDRVENFLAHSTLELAQAAVVPVIMFIFMLKLNWMMALVMLIPMILGLGIPMMLIKNYPDMSTELSEDIADLNASANEFIKAMPVIKMYHLTAEKFEQYRSSLNAYITCWKKMCVSSCYPLSITLVILDSAILFTLPFGGYFFLRNSLSATSYLLFIMLTMCFFVSFLNMVTIFMQSMELGSGLDNIKKIMDMDELKDGTKIINKNECMKIDFKDVTFSYDDEETKNKALQHINLSLKPNTINAFVGPSGAGKTTAAQLIGRYWDVTSGAIKINDIPINELKIDNLMDITSFVFQDVFLLEDTLYENIRMGTDADENKIIEAAKAAQIHDFIMSLPNGYQTRIGDQGVKLSGGQQQRISIARAILKDSPIIIFDEATSYSDIENEYQIQLALQNLLKNKTIIMIAHRLHTIKNADQIVVFDEGEVVEVGTHKTLLERKGVYESMWNTYTKDYFGEGVSANA, from the coding sequence ATGGAAAAAAAGAAGACAGGGATATCTTATGTATTCCAATTAGCAAAAAATGAGAGAAAAAAGCTACATTTAGGAATGTTTTTATCTGTCATTTCTGCGGCTTTATCATTAGTTCCTTATTTTGTAGTTTATAAGATATTACTAATGATATTCCAGAAAAATATTTCGTATACAGAAATTTTAATGTGGGCAGGTATAGGAATTATAAGTGCTGTTTTGCAAGCAATACTAATGTCCTTTGCGGGCATTTTATCTCATACAGCAGCTTTTAACACAATACACAGAATTAAGCTGAAAGTTGTAAATCATATTTCAAAATTTAATTTGGGATTCTTTCAAGAGCATGCCCCCGGAGAAATTAAAACATTGTTGTTTGATGATGTAGATAGAGTTGAAAATTTTTTGGCTCATAGCACTTTGGAATTAGCTCAGGCAGCAGTTGTTCCGGTTATTATGTTCATTTTCATGTTGAAATTAAATTGGATGATGGCACTTGTTATGCTTATTCCTATGATTTTGGGATTAGGAATTCCTATGATGCTAATAAAAAATTATCCGGATATGTCAACGGAGCTATCCGAAGATATTGCTGATTTAAATGCTTCGGCAAACGAATTTATAAAGGCTATGCCTGTAATAAAAATGTATCATTTAACAGCAGAAAAATTTGAACAATATAGAAGCTCATTGAATGCGTATATTACTTGTTGGAAAAAGATGTGTGTGAGTTCTTGCTATCCTTTATCAATAACTTTAGTGATTTTGGATTCAGCAATCTTATTTACATTGCCGTTCGGAGGATATTTCTTTTTGAGAAATTCTTTATCAGCAACATCCTATTTGCTATTTATTATGCTTACAATGTGCTTTTTTGTTTCGTTCTTAAATATGGTAACAATCTTTATGCAATCTATGGAGCTTGGAAGCGGATTGGATAACATAAAAAAAATAATGGATATGGATGAATTGAAAGACGGAACAAAAATCATAAACAAGAATGAGTGTATGAAAATAGATTTTAAAGACGTTACTTTCAGTTATGACGATGAAGAAACAAAAAATAAAGCATTACAACATATAAATTTATCCTTAAAACCGAATACAATAAATGCTTTTGTGGGACCTTCCGGTGCAGGCAAGACAACTGCTGCACAATTGATTGGGAGGTACTGGGATGTAACAAGTGGAGCAATTAAAATTAACGACATACCGATCAATGAATTAAAAATAGATAATTTGATGGATATTACATCATTTGTTTTTCAAGATGTATTTCTTTTGGAGGACACTCTCTATGAGAATATTCGTATGGGAACAGATGCAGATGAAAATAAGATTATCGAGGCTGCAAAAGCAGCACAAATTCATGACTTTATTATGAGTTTACCGAATGGATATCAGACAAGAATCGGGGATCAAGGGGTGAAATTGTCAGGTGGACAGCAACAAAGAATCTCAATCGCAAGGGCAATACTCAAAGATTCTCCAATTATTATTTTTGATGAAGCAACTTCCTATTCAGATATAGAAAATGAGTATCAGATACAGTTAGCACTTCAAAACTTGTTGAAAAATAAAACAATCATTATGATTGCTCATCGTTTGCATACTATTAAGAATGCAGATCAAATTGTTGTATTTGATGAAGGGGAAGTCGTAGAGGTTGGAACACATAAAACTCTTTTAGAAAGAAAAGGGGTCTATGAAAGTATGTGGAATACATACACAAAAGATTACTTTGGAGAGGGGGTAAGTGCAAATGCTTAA
- a CDS encoding type II toxin-antitoxin system YafQ family toxin: MLLKKIAKDGTLDEKYRDHSLAGNYKETRECHIEPDFLLIYEKIGEFLILSLVRTGLHSDLFK; the protein is encoded by the coding sequence ATGTTATTGAAAAAAATAGCAAAGGATGGAACTCTTGATGAAAAATATAGAGACCATTCATTAGCTGGAAACTACAAAGAGACTCGAGAATGTCATATAGAGCCCGATTTTTTATTAATATATGAAAAAATAGGAGAGTTTTTAATATTATCATTAGTAAGAACAGGCTTACACTCAGATTTGTTTAAGTAA
- a CDS encoding DUF4297 domain-containing protein, with amino-acid sequence MDKEKYYMNLPKDLSGSIAKNRFRLELLWGISKIIDEHKANNEYTIIFDFKCDIELHKDDELDFYQIKTKKSGNYNSNNLCKKGKNENNSILGKLYALYSPNYNIKLAIVCNKQLKIKNKEIDFPEQCFGDLDQDVLDDVREKLCAELKLNTVCLDNVFYIFDNMDLLNPEDSIRGKLVKSFVDIKGEEPQNPNALYRLVVDSVKEKASYEFDLGTYADVVKNKGITRSEFDKMLNAHKKESKNGINETQEYINNLPFAKRRRYNTALGNILEIQQSESLRLIKIKIYNYIAEHEDSLDDIENYLKEISKLFNDDFDVEFTNDMKSVQYIMIYYMYASGGIL; translated from the coding sequence ATGGATAAAGAAAAGTACTATATGAACCTACCAAAAGATTTATCTGGAAGTATCGCTAAAAATCGCTTTAGATTAGAATTACTATGGGGAATTAGTAAGATAATAGATGAGCATAAAGCGAATAATGAATATACGATAATTTTTGATTTTAAATGTGATATTGAATTACATAAAGATGATGAATTGGATTTTTACCAAATTAAGACGAAAAAAAGTGGTAATTATAATTCGAATAATTTATGTAAGAAAGGCAAGAATGAGAACAACTCTATTTTAGGAAAATTATATGCTTTATACTCACCAAACTACAATATAAAATTAGCAATTGTGTGTAATAAACAACTTAAAATCAAAAATAAGGAAATTGATTTTCCTGAGCAATGTTTTGGAGATTTAGATCAAGATGTACTTGATGATGTTAGGGAAAAGTTGTGTGCAGAATTAAAATTAAACACAGTGTGCTTAGATAATGTATTTTATATATTTGATAACATGGATTTATTAAATCCAGAGGATTCTATTAGAGGGAAATTAGTAAAGTCTTTTGTGGATATTAAAGGCGAAGAACCTCAAAATCCGAATGCATTATATAGACTGGTCGTTGATTCTGTTAAAGAAAAAGCTTCTTATGAATTTGATTTAGGTACTTATGCAGATGTTGTAAAAAATAAAGGCATTACGAGAAGTGAATTTGATAAAATGTTAAATGCACATAAAAAAGAATCTAAAAATGGAATCAATGAAACACAGGAGTATATAAACAATCTGCCATTTGCTAAGCGAAGAAGATATAATACAGCGCTTGGTAATATACTTGAAATACAGCAAAGTGAGTCTTTAAGATTAATAAAAATAAAAATCTATAATTATATTGCAGAACATGAGGATTCATTAGATGATATTGAAAATTATTTAAAAGAAATATCAAAATTATTTAATGACGATTTTGATGTGGAATTTACTAATGATATGAAATCAGTTCAATACATAATGATTTATTATATGTATGCTTCAGGAGGAATCTTATAA